In Mycolicibacterium alvei, a single window of DNA contains:
- a CDS encoding type VII secretion target produces the protein MGDVIAASLDGAALAAVAAGYDAVAADLDSVVRDCRRGPVFDGASAGYHHVADGDAVRSAVDEVTDGLRRWSRASAEIAAVLRGSIDRYAVADARAAARVG, from the coding sequence ATGGGAGACGTAATTGCCGCCAGTCTCGACGGCGCGGCGCTCGCGGCAGTGGCCGCCGGATATGACGCCGTTGCCGCCGATCTCGATTCAGTGGTGCGTGACTGTCGGCGCGGGCCGGTATTCGACGGTGCCTCCGCCGGGTATCACCATGTTGCGGACGGGGATGCCGTGCGCAGCGCCGTGGACGAGGTGACGGACGGGCTGCGTCGGTGGTCGCGGGCCAGTGCCGAGATCGCGGCCGTGCTGCGCGGTTCGATCGACCGGTATGCGGTCGCCGACGCGCGTGCCGCGGCCCGGGTGGGTTGA
- the glmM gene encoding phosphoglucosamine mutase: MARLFGTDGVRGVANRDLTAELAVALGSAAARRLGNSTGPGRRVAVVGRDPRASGEMLEAAVIAGITSEGVDALRVGVLPTPAVAYLTSAYDANFGVMISASHNPMPDNGIKIFGPGGHKLDDTAEDRIEELVNAGPEQRPTGAGIGRVLDAEDALDRYLRHAGKAMTTRLDGVTVVVDCAHGAAWAAAPRAYRAAGANVIAINAEPNGLNINDGCGSTHMEVLQAAVLEHGADLGLAHDGDADRCLAVDAAGRIIDGDSIMVVLALAMQEAGELASDTLVATVMSNLGLHLAMREAGIEVRTTGVGDRYVLEELRAGEFSLGGEQSGHIVLPGFGTTGDGIVTGLRLMSRMAQTRATLAALAEPMHTLPQVLINVAVDDKAAVAKAPSVQCAVAEAEAELGDTGRILLRPSGTEQVVRVMVEAADENTARMVAVRVADSVSDQSA; the protein is encoded by the coding sequence ATGGCTCGACTGTTCGGCACGGATGGGGTGCGCGGGGTCGCCAATCGCGATCTGACCGCTGAACTGGCAGTGGCACTCGGTTCGGCGGCTGCGCGGCGTCTCGGCAATTCCACCGGCCCAGGCCGTCGGGTGGCCGTCGTGGGCCGCGATCCGCGGGCGAGCGGCGAGATGCTGGAAGCCGCGGTGATCGCCGGCATCACCAGCGAGGGAGTGGACGCCCTGCGGGTCGGCGTGTTGCCGACACCCGCGGTGGCGTACCTGACCAGCGCATATGACGCGAATTTCGGGGTGATGATCTCCGCGTCGCACAATCCGATGCCGGATAACGGCATCAAGATCTTCGGTCCCGGCGGGCACAAGCTCGACGACACCGCCGAGGACCGCATCGAGGAACTTGTCAACGCCGGGCCGGAGCAGCGCCCGACGGGGGCCGGGATCGGCCGGGTGCTGGACGCCGAGGACGCGTTGGACCGCTATCTGCGGCACGCGGGCAAGGCCATGACGACGCGGCTTGACGGGGTGACCGTCGTGGTCGACTGCGCGCACGGTGCCGCGTGGGCGGCCGCCCCGAGGGCCTACCGGGCAGCAGGGGCCAACGTCATCGCGATCAACGCCGAACCCAACGGCCTCAACATCAACGACGGCTGCGGATCCACCCATATGGAGGTGCTGCAGGCCGCTGTCCTGGAGCACGGCGCCGATCTCGGGCTGGCCCACGACGGTGATGCCGACCGGTGCCTGGCGGTTGACGCCGCGGGCCGGATCATCGACGGCGACTCGATCATGGTGGTGCTGGCGCTGGCCATGCAGGAGGCCGGCGAGCTGGCCTCCGACACCTTGGTGGCCACGGTGATGAGCAACCTGGGCTTGCACCTGGCCATGCGGGAGGCCGGCATCGAGGTCCGCACCACCGGTGTCGGGGACCGTTACGTGCTGGAGGAACTGCGGGCCGGCGAGTTCTCGCTCGGCGGTGAGCAGTCCGGTCACATCGTGTTGCCCGGCTTCGGCACGACCGGAGACGGCATCGTCACCGGGCTGCGGCTGATGTCTCGGATGGCCCAGACCCGCGCCACGTTGGCTGCGCTGGCCGAGCCGATGCATACATTGCCGCAGGTGCTGATCAACGTTGCGGTAGACGACAAGGCTGCGGTGGCCAAAGCGCCGTCTGTGCAGTGCGCCGTGGCCGAGGCTGAGGCCGAACTCGGCGACACCGGCCGAATCCTGTTGCGGCCCTCGGGCACCGAACAGGTGGTTCGGGTGATGGTCGAGGCTGCCGATGAGAACACGGCCCGGATGGTCGCGGTGCGGGTGGCCGACTCGGTCAGCGACCAGTCGGCCTGA
- a CDS encoding TetR/AcrR family transcriptional regulator, with amino-acid sequence MSAPRTGKVGPGRPAGTDSGDTRQRVLDAACRCFAQFGYGPATNNQIAEMAGVTAGSVYYHFGTKGKLFEAVCADVYGKILASAAPAMSGPHSMHELLSTALAESIRINREFPDLAGFVATAPIDARRHQELAEAFARQGARITDALARSVVDGQRGGLIPAEYDPVQVARVIGAIVDGFAHAAAVTEPAEMDGVNQLFESLVMNAALAKRQVAGEPG; translated from the coding sequence ATGAGCGCGCCCAGGACCGGGAAGGTGGGCCCCGGACGGCCGGCGGGCACCGACAGCGGCGACACCCGCCAGCGAGTGCTGGACGCCGCCTGCCGGTGCTTTGCCCAGTTCGGCTACGGACCCGCGACAAACAATCAGATCGCCGAGATGGCCGGTGTGACAGCGGGTTCGGTCTACTACCACTTCGGTACGAAGGGCAAACTGTTCGAGGCGGTGTGCGCAGATGTCTACGGCAAGATTCTGGCGAGTGCCGCACCGGCAATGTCTGGGCCGCATTCGATGCACGAACTGCTGAGTACGGCGCTGGCCGAATCGATACGGATCAACCGCGAGTTTCCCGACCTGGCCGGTTTCGTCGCGACCGCGCCGATCGACGCGCGTCGGCACCAGGAGCTGGCCGAAGCCTTCGCGCGGCAGGGGGCGCGGATAACGGACGCGCTGGCACGTTCGGTGGTCGATGGGCAGCGGGGCGGGTTGATCCCCGCCGAGTACGACCCGGTCCAGGTGGCGCGGGTGATCGGTGCGATCGTCGACGGATTCGCCCATGCGGCGGCGGTGACCGAACCGGCTGAGATGGACGGTGTGAACCAACTGTTCGAATCGTTGGTGATGAATGCAGCGCTCGCCAAGCGCCAGGTCGCCGGCGAGCCCGGTTGA